The following are from one region of the Sorghum bicolor cultivar BTx623 chromosome 2, Sorghum_bicolor_NCBIv3, whole genome shotgun sequence genome:
- the LOC8079342 gene encoding uncharacterized protein At5g43822 yields MEALVRKVQQRVRKAREEMDQWDDLNTRLLSQFSNAAAVISRLQALGEDKNYGPLHGVPNIREDLIGNQMEVLEFIFVKIRDTLEKFNGVVKALNKALRDTKQMVRGGSALTAKQMQLQVGILPSIADCLDGFQTLCEMHHAEFTLKSSVFSLLTWKSSSSDIAVLRQLLLDQPNIPRDEVQSIFDIIFADEIC; encoded by the exons ATGGAGGCGCTGGTGCGGAAGGTGCAGCAGCGGGTGAGGAAGGCGCGTGAAGAGATGGACCAGTGGGATGACCTCAACACTCGTCTCCTCTCCCAATTCTCCAACGCTGCCGCTGTCATCTCTCGCCTTCAG GCCCTTGGAGAGGACAAGAACTACGGCCCCTTGCATGGTGTGCCCAACATCAGAGAGGACCTCATTGGGAACCAGATGGAGGTTCTGGAGTTCATTTTCGTTAAAATTAGGGACACACT GGAGAAGTTCAATGGCGTTGTGAAAGCTTTAAATAAGGCTCTGCGTGATACCAAGCAGATGGTGAGAGGTGGATCAGCACTCACAGCAAAACAGATGCAGTTACAAGTGGGAATTTTGCCATCGATTGCAGATTGCTTGGATGGATTTCAAACGTTATGCGAGATGCACCATGCTGA GTTTACACTAAAGTCATCAGTTTTCTCCTTGCTGACATGGAAGAGCAG TTCTAGTGACATTGCTGTACTGCGTCAGCTCTTATTAGACCAACCAAACATCCCAAGAGATGAAG TCCAATCCATATTCGACATTATATTTGCGGATGAAATTTGTTGA
- the LOC110432261 gene encoding uncharacterized protein LOC110432261, with protein MEHAEEERRTNLPSNTKVRTTKLTDYYQLHHKINPLTVISSAFISQVKETFSPMLVLMMLMYPTLLGFVLLARLATFALIIPTPTVPGGTADAGKLHGTNDLWETAGAGAIVRTGFAFISIALLHLFLICYIVRGPSGASFMETHRNGGSWAFTASIAFWLVTTSFLLTYTSMARYGAHGIEWGFAVLISICILLVSVPPLCAPIEKVVVGYPPRAMV; from the exons ATGGAGCACGCCGAAGAAGAAAGGCGAACGAATCTACCTTCAAATACCAAGGTACGTACAACAAAACTAACAGATTATTACCAACTTCATCATAAAATAAATCCGTTGACTGTAATTTCTTCTGCTTTTATTTCACAGGTAAAGGAGACCTTCAGTCCAATGTTGGTCCTCATGATGCTGATGTACCCAACTTTGCTCGGCTTCGTCCTCCTCGCACGACTGGCCACGTTTGCTCTCATCATCCCAACACCCACCGTCCCAGGTGGCACCGCCGACGCTGGGAAGCTCCACGGCACCAACGACCTCTGGGAGACGGCGGGTGCGGGTGCTATAGTTCGCACAGGATTTGCCTTCATCTCCATTGCCCTCCTCCATCTCTTTCTCATCTGCTATATCGTCCGAGGGCCTTCCGGGGCTTCCTTCATGGAGACTCATCGGAATGGAGGCTCTTGGGCTTTCACTGCCTCGATAGCTTTCTGGCTCGTCACCACAAGTTTCTTATTGACTTACACTAGCATGGCAAG GTATGGTGCTCATGGCATAGAGTGGGGCTTTGCAGTATTGATCTCTATTTGCATCCTTCTCGTCTCTGTGCCACCTCTCTGT GCCCCAATTGAGAAGGTAGTGGTTGGTTATCCCCCTAGAGCTATGGTGTAG
- the LOC8079343 gene encoding non-specific lipid transfer protein-like 1: protein MSRLSLAVAVAVLALASGAASQAPGPSSPPVDCSSAVTGLIGCLPYVQQGSTQGKPTSGCCTGVKAALKSPATVACLCAAFGQNYGIQVNLTRAAGLPAACGEDPAALSKCNIKVPGAPASAPTASGAAPVPAGPSSGLPKSAAVMRSPVSAFAAVAAATLLSHCLL from the exons ATGTCGCGCCTCAGCCTCGCCGTCGCGGTGGCCGTCCTCGCGCTAGCGTCCGGCGCGGCGTCGCAGGCGCCGGggccgtcgtcgccgccggtcgactgctcgtcggcggtgaccgGGCTCATCGGCTGCCTGCCGTACGTGCAGCAGGGGAGCACGCAGGGCAAGCCCACCAGTGGGTGCTGCACCGGCGTCAAGGCCGCCCTCAAGAGCCCCGCCACCGTCGCCTGCCTCTGCGCCGCCTTCGGCCAGAACTACGGCATTCAGGTCAACCTCACCCGCGCCGCCGGGCTTCCCGCGGCCTGCGGCGAAGATCCCGCCGCCTTGAGCAAATGCAACA TCAAAGTGCCCGGCGCCCCTGCTTCAG CGCCTACAGCTTCTGGAGCCGCTCCGGTTCCAGCAGGCCCAAGCTCAGGCTTGCCAAAGTCAGCAGCGGTGATGCGATCGCCGGTCTCAGCGTTCGCCGCCGTGGCCGCCGCTACTCTGCTCTCGCACTGCCTCCTCTGA
- the LOC8079347 gene encoding heavy metal-associated isoprenylated plant protein 23 yields the protein MGGTLEYLSGLLGVGGSGSHDHENKKKKRKQLQTVELKVRMDCEGCELKVRSTLSSMKGVESVEINRKQQKVTVVGYVEATKVLKKAQSTGKKAELWPYVPYNLVAQPYVAGTYDKRAPPGYVRSVEPAAGYVVAASSQLQAAAGGRPPGDHLTDMFNDENPNSCSVM from the exons ATGGGGGGCACCTTGGAGTACCTGTCAGGGCTGCTGGGAGTGGGAGGGAGTGGAAGCCATGACCacgagaacaagaagaagaagaggaagcagcTGCAGACGGTGGAGCTCAAGGTCAGGATGGACTGTGAAGGGTGCGAGCTCAAGGTCAGGAGCACCCTCTCCTCCATGAAAG GGGTCGAGTCGGTGGAGATAAACAGGAAGCAGCAGAAGGTGACGGTGGTCGGGTACGTGGAGGCGACCAAGGTGCTGAAGAAGGCGCAGTCCACGGGGAAGAAGGCGGAGCTGTGGCCGTACGTGCCCTACAACCTGGTGGCGCAGCCCTACGTGGCCGGCACCTACGACAAGCGCGCCCCGCCCGGGTACGTCCGGAGCGTGGAGCCTGCTGCAGGCTACGTGGTGGCCGCCAGTAGCCAACTgcaggccgccgccggcggcaggCCGCCGGGTGACCACCTCACCGACATGTTCAACGACGAGAACCCCAACTCCTGCTCGGTCATGTGA
- the LOC8063498 gene encoding uncharacterized protein LOC8063498 isoform X1 translates to MASRRGSSSCALCEGSNLPSCCAVCVNARLLEYHTRLRMMRSLRDSLQARIATRLEAKNKTDEQRIWRASKAQDIKELRDRLTELKRKTAIDKTKVEQASSDLKAKTASLNLAFVMLKKRRADAVAMHTNAMKIAQMNLMATTSDCMKMQSKSVKQLCRLFPMRRVIKEGEKKNEYSGPYDSICGVRLPRGLDPHSIPSEELSASLGYMLHFINIAVRILSAPSLHVSGFKGSCSNIWQRSSYWSARQSQSKVYPLFIPRKNVCTGGEETSLTESGSSNFGVDSVDSVKKPSFDSNRSNSFSFSGASSHSMERHQYLQRGISLLKTSVTAITTYYYNSLGLDVPSNLSTFEAFAKLLHMLSSSKALRTAFESNIASRSEKQVQQLNRSVWKASSAISSDSSFMDSMHTAIMPSTLDNLLQNSNESFLYTGKLVKHGGVPDSILDGWDLVEREVLPPPPSQVEDVAQWERAMYAGTKKK, encoded by the exons ATGGCGTCCCGGCGGGGCAGCAGCAGTTGCGCGCTCTGCGAGGGATCCAACCTGCCGTCCTGTTGCGCCGTGTGCGTCAACGCGAG GCTGCTCGAGTACCACACGAGGCTGCGCATGATGAGGAGTCTCCGCGACTCCCTCCAGGCCCGAATCGCCACACGCCTCGAAGCCAAG AACAAAACAGATGAGCAGAGGATCTGGAGAGCCAGCAAAGCACAGGATATTAAGGAGTTGAGGGATCGGCTCACTGAATTGAAGAGAAAAACTGCCATAG ACAAGACCAAGGTTGAGCAGGCATCGAGTGATCTCAAGGCAAAAACTGCGTCATTGAATTTGGCTTTTGTCATG CTGAAAAAGAGGCGAGCTGATGCAGTGGCCATGCACACCAATGCCATGAAAATTGCACAGATGAATCTC ATGGCAACCACCTCAGATTGTATGAAAATGCAATCAAAATCTGTAAAGCAACTTTGCAGATTGTTTCCAATGCGACGA GTTATTAAAGAGGGAGAAAAGAAAAACGAGTACAGTGGTCCATATGATTCGATATGTGGGGTTCGTCTTCCTCGTGGTCTCGATCCACATTCTATTCCATCAGAAGAACTGTCGGCATCTTTGGG GTACATGCTACATTTCATCAATATTGCAGTGCGTATCCTATCCGCGCCTTCTCTTCATGTATCAGGCTTTAAG GGTTCATGCTCAAATATATGGCAGCGGAGTTCCTACTGGAGCGCACGACAGTCCCAGAG cAAGGTTTACCCTCTTTTTATACCTAGAAAAAATGTTTGCACAGGTGGTGAAGAAACTTCACTGACAGAAAGTGGTTCGAGTAACTTTGGAGTTGACTCTGTGGATTCTGTCAAGAAACCTTCTTTTGATTCCAATAGAAGCAATAGCTTTAGCTTTTCTGGTGCATCTTCCCACTCCATGGAGAGGCATCAATATTTGCAGAGAGGAATATCACTATTAAAGACAAGTGTTACAGCCATTACTACCTACTATTATAACTCACTGGGCTTGGATGTGCCATCCAATCTTTCTACTTTTGAGGCGTTTGCAAAGTTGCTCCATATGTTATCGTCATCAAAGGCCCTTCGAACTGCTTTTGAATCGAACATTGCCTCAAG GTCAGAAAAGCAAGTGCAGCAGCTAAACAGATCGGTTTGGAAGGCAAGTTCGGCCATATCATCGGACAGCAGTTTTATGGACAGCATGCACACAGCCATCATG CCCAGCACTCTGGACAACCTCCTCCAGAACTCAAACGAGAGCTTCTTGTACACCGGTAAGCTGGTGAAGCATGGTGGCGTGCCAGATAGCATACTCGACGGCTGGGACCTGGTAGAGCGTGAGGTCCTACCACCACCACCCTCGCAGGTTGAAGACGTCGCGCAGTGGGAAAGAGCCATGTATGCTGGCACCAAAAAGAAATGA
- the LOC8063498 gene encoding uncharacterized protein LOC8063498 isoform X2 — translation MASRRGSSSCALCEGSNLPSCCAVCVNARLLEYHTRLRMMRSLRDSLQARIATRLEAKNKTDEQRIWRASKAQDIKELRDRLTELKRKTAIDKTKVEQASSDLKAKTASLNLAFVMLKKRRADAVAMHTNAMKIAQMNLMATTSDCMKMQSKSVKQLCRLFPMRRVIKEGEKKNEYSGPYDSICGVRLPRGLDPHSIPSEELSASLGYMLHFINIAVRILSAPSLHVSGFKGSCSNIWQRSSYWSARQSQSKVYPLFIPRKNVCTGGEETSLTESGSSNFGVDSVDSVKKPSFDSNRSNSFSFSGASSHSMERHQYLQRGISLLKTSVTAITTYYYNSLGLDVPSNLSTFEAFAKLLHMLSSSKALRTAFESNIASRSEKQVQQLNRSVWKASSAISSDSSFMDSMHTAIMHSGQPPPELKRELLVHR, via the exons ATGGCGTCCCGGCGGGGCAGCAGCAGTTGCGCGCTCTGCGAGGGATCCAACCTGCCGTCCTGTTGCGCCGTGTGCGTCAACGCGAG GCTGCTCGAGTACCACACGAGGCTGCGCATGATGAGGAGTCTCCGCGACTCCCTCCAGGCCCGAATCGCCACACGCCTCGAAGCCAAG AACAAAACAGATGAGCAGAGGATCTGGAGAGCCAGCAAAGCACAGGATATTAAGGAGTTGAGGGATCGGCTCACTGAATTGAAGAGAAAAACTGCCATAG ACAAGACCAAGGTTGAGCAGGCATCGAGTGATCTCAAGGCAAAAACTGCGTCATTGAATTTGGCTTTTGTCATG CTGAAAAAGAGGCGAGCTGATGCAGTGGCCATGCACACCAATGCCATGAAAATTGCACAGATGAATCTC ATGGCAACCACCTCAGATTGTATGAAAATGCAATCAAAATCTGTAAAGCAACTTTGCAGATTGTTTCCAATGCGACGA GTTATTAAAGAGGGAGAAAAGAAAAACGAGTACAGTGGTCCATATGATTCGATATGTGGGGTTCGTCTTCCTCGTGGTCTCGATCCACATTCTATTCCATCAGAAGAACTGTCGGCATCTTTGGG GTACATGCTACATTTCATCAATATTGCAGTGCGTATCCTATCCGCGCCTTCTCTTCATGTATCAGGCTTTAAG GGTTCATGCTCAAATATATGGCAGCGGAGTTCCTACTGGAGCGCACGACAGTCCCAGAG cAAGGTTTACCCTCTTTTTATACCTAGAAAAAATGTTTGCACAGGTGGTGAAGAAACTTCACTGACAGAAAGTGGTTCGAGTAACTTTGGAGTTGACTCTGTGGATTCTGTCAAGAAACCTTCTTTTGATTCCAATAGAAGCAATAGCTTTAGCTTTTCTGGTGCATCTTCCCACTCCATGGAGAGGCATCAATATTTGCAGAGAGGAATATCACTATTAAAGACAAGTGTTACAGCCATTACTACCTACTATTATAACTCACTGGGCTTGGATGTGCCATCCAATCTTTCTACTTTTGAGGCGTTTGCAAAGTTGCTCCATATGTTATCGTCATCAAAGGCCCTTCGAACTGCTTTTGAATCGAACATTGCCTCAAG GTCAGAAAAGCAAGTGCAGCAGCTAAACAGATCGGTTTGGAAGGCAAGTTCGGCCATATCATCGGACAGCAGTTTTATGGACAGCATGCACACAGCCATCATG CACTCTGGACAACCTCCTCCAGAACTCAAACGAGAGCTTCTTGTACACCGGTAA
- the LOC8079348 gene encoding uncharacterized J domain-containing protein C4H3.01 isoform X1 codes for MSSLRAISSLLHIYYSSAAVRRGAGRLGFAPALGGSFRVPSNSGPPAFVLDEVARAAGGVRRRASTRAASWDSEKSPYETLELGRDADEETIKTAYRRLAKFYHPDVYDGKGTLEEGETAEARFIKIQAAYELLIDNERRRAYDRDHHVNPMKASQAWMEWVMKKRKAFDQRGDMAVAAWAEQQQREMTLRARRLSRSKVDPEEERKLFAKEKKASMEFYSTTLKRHTLVLRKRDIMRKKAEEERDNEISRLLAAEGLELDTDEDENKTFLGRNS; via the exons ATGAGCAGCCTTCGAGccatctcctctctcctccatatCTACTACTCGTCCGCCGCCGTGAGACGAGGCGCCGGGCGGCTGGGGTTCGCACCGGCGCTCGGCGGGAGCTTCCGGGTACCGTCGAATTCCGGTCCGCCCGCGTTCGTGCTCGACGAGGTCGCTAGGGCGGCCGGCGGGGTTCGAAGGAGAGCGTCCACGCGCGCGGCGAGTTGGGATTCGGAGAAGTCGCCGTACGAGACGCTTG AGCTGGGTAGGGATGCAGACGAGGAGACCATAAAGACTGCCTACAGAAGATTGGCCAAGTTCTATCACCCTGATG TTTATGATGGTAAGGGAACCCTTGAGGAAGGGGAAACTGCTGAAGCTCGTTTCATCAAGATCCAAGCAGCGTATGAGCTGTTGATTGATAATGAAAGGAGAAGGGCATATGATAGAGATCATCATGTGAATCCGATGAAG GCTTCTCAAGCATGGATGGAGTGGGTAATGAAGAAGCGGAAAGCTTTTGACCAACGTGGTGACATGGCTGTGGCTGCTTGGGCTGAGCAGCAGCAACGCGAAATGACACTACGGGCACGGCGTCTCTCACGCTCAAAG GTTGATCCTGAGGAAGAAAGGAAGCTATTTGCCAAGGAAAAGAAGGCATCTATGGAATTCTACAGCACAACTCTGAAGAGACATACCCTTGTGTTACGGAAGAGGGATATTATGCGCAAGAAGGCAGAGGAGGAGAGGGATAATGAGATCAGTAGACTTCTAGCGGCGGAAGGGCTTGAGCTGGATACAGATGAAGATGAAAACAAGACTTTTTTGGG GCGAAATAGTTGA
- the LOC8079348 gene encoding uncharacterized J domain-containing protein C4H3.01 isoform X2: protein MSSLRAISSLLHIYYSSAAVRRGAGRLGFAPALGGSFRVPSNSGPPAFVLDEVARAAGGVRRRASTRAASWDSEKSPYETLELGRDADEETIKTAYRRLAKFYHPDVYDGKGTLEEGETAEARFIKIQAAYELLIDNERRRAYDRDHHVNPMKASQAWMEWVMKKRKAFDQRGDMAVAAWAEQQQREMTLRARRLSRSKVDPEEERKLFAKEKKASMEFYSTTLKRHTLVLRKRDIMRKKAEEERDNEISRLLAAEGLELDTDEDENKTFLG from the exons ATGAGCAGCCTTCGAGccatctcctctctcctccatatCTACTACTCGTCCGCCGCCGTGAGACGAGGCGCCGGGCGGCTGGGGTTCGCACCGGCGCTCGGCGGGAGCTTCCGGGTACCGTCGAATTCCGGTCCGCCCGCGTTCGTGCTCGACGAGGTCGCTAGGGCGGCCGGCGGGGTTCGAAGGAGAGCGTCCACGCGCGCGGCGAGTTGGGATTCGGAGAAGTCGCCGTACGAGACGCTTG AGCTGGGTAGGGATGCAGACGAGGAGACCATAAAGACTGCCTACAGAAGATTGGCCAAGTTCTATCACCCTGATG TTTATGATGGTAAGGGAACCCTTGAGGAAGGGGAAACTGCTGAAGCTCGTTTCATCAAGATCCAAGCAGCGTATGAGCTGTTGATTGATAATGAAAGGAGAAGGGCATATGATAGAGATCATCATGTGAATCCGATGAAG GCTTCTCAAGCATGGATGGAGTGGGTAATGAAGAAGCGGAAAGCTTTTGACCAACGTGGTGACATGGCTGTGGCTGCTTGGGCTGAGCAGCAGCAACGCGAAATGACACTACGGGCACGGCGTCTCTCACGCTCAAAG GTTGATCCTGAGGAAGAAAGGAAGCTATTTGCCAAGGAAAAGAAGGCATCTATGGAATTCTACAGCACAACTCTGAAGAGACATACCCTTGTGTTACGGAAGAGGGATATTATGCGCAAGAAGGCAGAGGAGGAGAGGGATAATGAGATCAGTAGACTTCTAGCGGCGGAAGGGCTTGAGCTGGATACAGATGAAGATGAAAACAAGACTTTTTTGGG GTAG
- the LOC8079349 gene encoding uncharacterized protein LOC8079349 isoform X1 → MICQHSAHCQFCSIAARNMSLICDILPMAPFLDMRNHRRSYRHLRSLIAVLDTVFPAATQDPNFLHRSLLIEGVSLRATPCDLLDEALGLQVEGAVVVRDAEFGDSVGLLVLTHAHDTEVAMAAGPRPGVFCDCIKASDSSYTRFQILEALDDRVRRQATAELFRSLVPPEYLLADAAMTFHLSCVFLRGPDCSSEHAVYNLCNIGARVLLANGPVNAVILGPDHDVAVLVYYDAQGTERIGRREPHLRQRQLGMYDSSLFPLPAGAAAEEASLVRRLLPPFVTAADYLGRVILLTEINTTTCDAENIARFIILQAELRHGLEAVIVHRALGAVFVVLQRQSDSELLLQVPQEEWLAVFKSPVELQLLQATPMQQQQQQQLAPVQQFDLSRLSIGLRQWVNPKAFEIMRLGFRVALTECPDHNFMELTLGLMRLAALSQPHALRRSYFPDRAVLLTGTCIYMKEWDLRTALSRYGSLDELVYLRPRRIALIIFTSWTGATRLLREPAETRRRRGFGDCRPAAPDAGVASSIANTVLQDLLSLQSRLPAYW, encoded by the exons ATGATTTGTCAGCACTCAGCACATTGTCAG TTTTGCAGTATTGCAGCTCGAAACATGAGTTTAATTTGTGACATCCTACCCATG GCCCCTTTTTTGGACATGAGGAACCACAGGCGTTCTTACCGCCACCTGAGAAGCCTCATTGCTGTACTGGATACTGTCTTTCCGGCGGCGACCCAGGACCCCAATTTCTTGCACAGATCCCTTCTCATTGAGGGAGTGTCGCTGAGGGCTACTCCTTGTGATCTGCTTGACGAGGCATTGGGCCTTCAGGTTGAGGGAGCTGTTGTTGTTCGTGATGCTGAGTTTGGCGACTCTGTTGGACTGCTGGTGCTGACACATGCTCATGACACGGAGGTTGCCATGGCAGCAGGGCCACGCCCAGGAGTATTTTGTGACTGTATCAAG GCGAGCGACAGTAGTTACACACGCTTCCAGATCTTGGAGGCCCTTGACGACAGGGTCAGACGGCAGGCTACAGCCGAGCTCTTCCGGTCACTTGTACCCCCAGAATACCTTCTCGCGGATGCAGCCATGACGTTCCACTTGAGCTGTGTGTTCCTCAGAGGCCCAGACTGCTCCAGCGAGCATGCAGTGTACAACCTATGCAATATTGGTGCCAGGGTTCTTCTTGCCAATGGACCAGTCAACGCGGTGATCCTTGGGCCGGATCACGATGTTGCCGTCCTGGTCTACTACGACGCCCAGGGTACAGAGAGAATCGGCAGAAGGGAACCACATTTGCGCCAGAGGCAGCTGGGGATGTACGACTCATCTCTATTTCCACTCCCTGCCGGCGCAGCTGCCGAGGAGGCTTCACTGGTGCGGCGCCTGCTGCCACCCTTCGTCACGGCCGCTGATTACCTGGGACGGGTGATTCTACTGACGGAGATCAACACGACGACTTGTGACGCTGAAAATATCGCGAGGTTCATCATACTCCAAGCAGAGCTACGTCATGGATTGGAGGCAGTCATAGTGCATAGAGCTCTTGGGGCTGTGTTCGTGGTGCTCCAGAGGCAGTCTGACTCGGAGTTGCTACTACAGGTGCCCCAGGAAGAATGGTTGGCAGTATTCAAGAGTCCGGTGGAGCTTCAACTCCTGCAGGCGACGcccatgcagcagcagcagcagcagcagttggCTCCAGTGCAGCAGTTTGATTTGAGCAGATTGAGCATTGGACTGAGACAGTGGGTGAACCCCAAAGCATTTGAGATCATGAGGCTTGGGTTCAGAGTGGCATTGacggagtgcccggatcacaacTTCATGGAGCTGACTCTCGGGCTGATGAGACTCGCTGCCCTGTCACAGCCTCATGCACTTCGGCGCAGCTACTTCCCAGACAGAGCAGTGTTGCTTACAGGGACTTGCATCTACATGAAGGAATGGGATCTGAGGACCGCGCTGAGCAGGTACGGTTCACTGGACGAGTTAGTATATCTGAGACCCAGGAGGATCGCCCTGATCATCTTCACGTCTTGGACTGGGGCAACCAGACTGCTACGGGAGCCAGCAGAGACCCGGAGGCGCCGGGGTTTTGGCGACTGCCGACCTGCAGCACCAGATGCTGGCGTTGCCAGTTCCATTGCGAACACGGTGTTGCAGGATCTGCTCTCCTTACAGAGCAGGCTACCGGCTTACTGGTGA
- the LOC8079349 gene encoding uncharacterized protein LOC8079349 isoform X2, with the protein MSLICDILPMAPFLDMRNHRRSYRHLRSLIAVLDTVFPAATQDPNFLHRSLLIEGVSLRATPCDLLDEALGLQVEGAVVVRDAEFGDSVGLLVLTHAHDTEVAMAAGPRPGVFCDCIKASDSSYTRFQILEALDDRVRRQATAELFRSLVPPEYLLADAAMTFHLSCVFLRGPDCSSEHAVYNLCNIGARVLLANGPVNAVILGPDHDVAVLVYYDAQGTERIGRREPHLRQRQLGMYDSSLFPLPAGAAAEEASLVRRLLPPFVTAADYLGRVILLTEINTTTCDAENIARFIILQAELRHGLEAVIVHRALGAVFVVLQRQSDSELLLQVPQEEWLAVFKSPVELQLLQATPMQQQQQQQLAPVQQFDLSRLSIGLRQWVNPKAFEIMRLGFRVALTECPDHNFMELTLGLMRLAALSQPHALRRSYFPDRAVLLTGTCIYMKEWDLRTALSRYGSLDELVYLRPRRIALIIFTSWTGATRLLREPAETRRRRGFGDCRPAAPDAGVASSIANTVLQDLLSLQSRLPAYW; encoded by the exons ATGAGTTTAATTTGTGACATCCTACCCATG GCCCCTTTTTTGGACATGAGGAACCACAGGCGTTCTTACCGCCACCTGAGAAGCCTCATTGCTGTACTGGATACTGTCTTTCCGGCGGCGACCCAGGACCCCAATTTCTTGCACAGATCCCTTCTCATTGAGGGAGTGTCGCTGAGGGCTACTCCTTGTGATCTGCTTGACGAGGCATTGGGCCTTCAGGTTGAGGGAGCTGTTGTTGTTCGTGATGCTGAGTTTGGCGACTCTGTTGGACTGCTGGTGCTGACACATGCTCATGACACGGAGGTTGCCATGGCAGCAGGGCCACGCCCAGGAGTATTTTGTGACTGTATCAAG GCGAGCGACAGTAGTTACACACGCTTCCAGATCTTGGAGGCCCTTGACGACAGGGTCAGACGGCAGGCTACAGCCGAGCTCTTCCGGTCACTTGTACCCCCAGAATACCTTCTCGCGGATGCAGCCATGACGTTCCACTTGAGCTGTGTGTTCCTCAGAGGCCCAGACTGCTCCAGCGAGCATGCAGTGTACAACCTATGCAATATTGGTGCCAGGGTTCTTCTTGCCAATGGACCAGTCAACGCGGTGATCCTTGGGCCGGATCACGATGTTGCCGTCCTGGTCTACTACGACGCCCAGGGTACAGAGAGAATCGGCAGAAGGGAACCACATTTGCGCCAGAGGCAGCTGGGGATGTACGACTCATCTCTATTTCCACTCCCTGCCGGCGCAGCTGCCGAGGAGGCTTCACTGGTGCGGCGCCTGCTGCCACCCTTCGTCACGGCCGCTGATTACCTGGGACGGGTGATTCTACTGACGGAGATCAACACGACGACTTGTGACGCTGAAAATATCGCGAGGTTCATCATACTCCAAGCAGAGCTACGTCATGGATTGGAGGCAGTCATAGTGCATAGAGCTCTTGGGGCTGTGTTCGTGGTGCTCCAGAGGCAGTCTGACTCGGAGTTGCTACTACAGGTGCCCCAGGAAGAATGGTTGGCAGTATTCAAGAGTCCGGTGGAGCTTCAACTCCTGCAGGCGACGcccatgcagcagcagcagcagcagcagttggCTCCAGTGCAGCAGTTTGATTTGAGCAGATTGAGCATTGGACTGAGACAGTGGGTGAACCCCAAAGCATTTGAGATCATGAGGCTTGGGTTCAGAGTGGCATTGacggagtgcccggatcacaacTTCATGGAGCTGACTCTCGGGCTGATGAGACTCGCTGCCCTGTCACAGCCTCATGCACTTCGGCGCAGCTACTTCCCAGACAGAGCAGTGTTGCTTACAGGGACTTGCATCTACATGAAGGAATGGGATCTGAGGACCGCGCTGAGCAGGTACGGTTCACTGGACGAGTTAGTATATCTGAGACCCAGGAGGATCGCCCTGATCATCTTCACGTCTTGGACTGGGGCAACCAGACTGCTACGGGAGCCAGCAGAGACCCGGAGGCGCCGGGGTTTTGGCGACTGCCGACCTGCAGCACCAGATGCTGGCGTTGCCAGTTCCATTGCGAACACGGTGTTGCAGGATCTGCTCTCCTTACAGAGCAGGCTACCGGCTTACTGGTGA